A region from the Xiphias gladius isolate SHS-SW01 ecotype Sanya breed wild chromosome 20, ASM1685928v1, whole genome shotgun sequence genome encodes:
- the LOC120806353 gene encoding aquaporin-3-like, giving the protein MGKQKDILEKLAGTFQIRNVLLRQALAECLGTLILVMFGCGAVAQLVLSRGSHGTFLTVNFAFGFAATLGILVSGQVSGGHLNPVMTFTLCLLGREPWRKFPLFFFFQTLGAFLGAAIIFGMYSDALWDFGHGELIVVGKNATAGIFATYPSKHLTLVNGIFDQIIGTAAFIVCILAIVDPNNNPIPRGLEAFTVGFVVLVIGLSMGFNSGYAVNPARDLGPRIFTALAGWGGEVFTANTYWFFVPICAPFLGAVVGVLMYQLMIGHHLEGEVQEKKKEEEEEEEGLSNIPTNDDA; this is encoded by the exons atgggaaaacaaaaagacattttggaGAAACTGGCAGGGACCTTTCAGATCCGAAATGTGCTCCTCCGCCAGGCCCTGGCAGAATGCCTGGGAACCCTAATTCTGGTG ATGTTCGGTTGTGGTGCAGTAGCACAGCTGGTGCTGAGCAGAGGATCCCATGGCACATTCCTCACTGTTAACTTTGCTTTTGGATTTGCTGCAACATTGGGCATCCTTGTGAGTGGACAAGTCTCAG GTGGTCATCTGAACCCAGTGATGACCTTCACACTGTGTTTACTTGGGAGAGAACCTTGGAGGAAGTTCCcgttgttctttttcttccagaCTCTTGGGGCCTTCCTGGGTGCAGCGATCATATTTGGCATGTATTCCG ATGCGTTATGGGACTTTGGCCATGGGGAGCTGATTGTGGTGGGGAAGAATGCCACAGCTGGAATTTTTGCCACATATCCATCCAAACATCTCACCCTGGTTAATGGGATCTTTGATCAG ATTATTGGAACAGCTGCTTTTATCGTTTGCATCCTGGCCATTGTTGATCCAAACAACAATCCCATCCCTCGAGGTCTGGAGGCCTTCACCGTAGGCTTTGTGGTGTTGGTAATCGGCCTGTCAATGGGCTTCAACTCTGGGTATGCTGTCAACCCAGCCAGGGACCTGGGACCACGCATCTTCACGGCTCTTGCAGGCTGGGGTGGAGAGGTCTTCAC TGCAAACACCTACTGGTTCTTTGTGCCCATCTGTGCCCCCTTCTTGGGTGCAGTGGTGGGTGTGCTGATGTACCAGCTAATGATTGGACACCATTTAGAAGGAGAAGtgcaagagaagaagaaggaggaggaggaggaggaggaagggctTTCCAATATTCCAACCAATGACGATGCATGA